In the genome of Pseudarthrobacter sp. IC2-21, one region contains:
- a CDS encoding alpha/beta hydrolase: MTFDPASYDFTQPSGPAPIRASTVLPAKRENIELHTADGHKLVGELALPESGPITATLITLHPLPTHGGFMDSHVYRKASYRLPALAGVAVLRFNTRGTASARGTSAGSFEEGVGERLDVEAAVHFAVERQLPNRWLVGWSFGTELALMYGAVEPVASQVQGAVLLSPPLHRATDEHLRLWAAAGKPLTVLVPEHDDYLQPAAAAERFRLVPQARVVGVAGAKHLWVGEKYASRVLNEIVDDVTEAGSGPHGLPQEWNGPVATAAT, encoded by the coding sequence ATGACTTTTGATCCGGCGTCGTACGATTTCACCCAGCCCTCGGGCCCAGCACCCATCCGCGCGTCCACGGTCCTGCCGGCGAAGCGGGAGAACATCGAACTGCACACCGCAGACGGCCACAAGCTGGTCGGCGAACTGGCGCTGCCGGAATCAGGTCCCATCACGGCGACGCTGATCACCCTGCACCCCCTCCCCACGCACGGCGGATTCATGGATTCCCACGTGTACCGGAAAGCGTCCTACCGGCTGCCGGCCTTGGCCGGGGTGGCGGTGCTCCGGTTCAACACCCGCGGCACGGCATCGGCGCGGGGCACCAGCGCGGGTTCCTTCGAGGAGGGCGTCGGCGAACGGCTGGACGTGGAGGCGGCGGTGCACTTCGCCGTCGAACGCCAACTGCCCAACCGGTGGCTGGTGGGCTGGTCATTCGGGACCGAGCTGGCCCTGATGTACGGTGCCGTGGAACCGGTGGCCAGCCAGGTCCAGGGCGCCGTGCTGCTTTCACCGCCGCTGCACCGGGCCACCGACGAGCACCTGCGCCTGTGGGCGGCGGCCGGCAAGCCGCTGACGGTGCTGGTGCCCGAACACGATGATTACCTCCAGCCCGCGGCTGCGGCCGAGCGTTTCCGCCTGGTGCCTCAGGCCCGGGTGGTAGGGGTGGCCGGAGCCAAGCACCTGTGGGTGGGGGAGAAGTACGCATCCCGGGTACTCAACGAGATCGTGGATGACGTGACCGAAGCAGGTTCGGGTCCTCACGGGCTGCCGCAGGAATGGAACGGCCCCGTGGCCACCGCCGCCACCTAG
- a CDS encoding ATP/GTP-binding protein, which translates to MPRSNRPRRPAFGKGPAAKGGPAGKVAGKKGSGEVPELDLERARAGIARRESAPDGEWMVRTMTARNAEKTYICPGCSTAVIPGVAHLVVWKDDHLFGAAAGLAERRHWHTNCWLSRSYRYR; encoded by the coding sequence ATGCCGCGTTCCAACCGTCCCCGCCGCCCTGCCTTCGGCAAAGGTCCGGCTGCCAAGGGCGGCCCTGCCGGCAAGGTGGCTGGAAAGAAGGGCAGCGGCGAGGTCCCGGAGCTGGATCTGGAGCGGGCGCGGGCAGGCATAGCCCGCCGGGAAAGCGCGCCCGACGGCGAGTGGATGGTCAGGACCATGACGGCCAGGAACGCCGAGAAAACCTACATCTGCCCGGGCTGTTCCACCGCGGTGATCCCCGGCGTGGCCCACCTGGTGGTGTGGAAGGATGACCACCTTTTCGGCGCCGCCGCCGGCCTCGCCGAGCGGCGCCACTGGCACACCAACTGCTGGCTTTCCCGGAGCTACCGCTACCGCTGA
- the nucS gene encoding endonuclease NucS yields MRLVIARCSVDYVGRLKAHLPLATRLLLVKADGSVLVHSDGGSYKPLNWMSPPATLRVSSPEDVDLELGVTEQWTVQSAKTDDRLIINIHEHIHESSHDLGVDPGLIKDGVEADLQRLLADQIETLGSGFSLIRREYFTAIGPVDILARDASGATVAIELKRRGDIDGVEQLTRYLELLNRDPLLAPVRGIFAAQQIKPQAKVLANDRGIDCVTLDYDAMRGVDDTESRLF; encoded by the coding sequence GTGCGACTTGTGATAGCCCGATGTTCAGTTGATTACGTTGGCCGGCTCAAAGCCCATCTTCCCCTTGCCACCCGGCTCCTGTTGGTCAAGGCCGACGGCTCCGTGCTGGTCCATTCAGACGGCGGTTCCTACAAGCCGCTGAACTGGATGAGTCCGCCGGCAACCCTGCGGGTCTCGTCCCCGGAGGACGTTGACCTGGAGCTGGGCGTCACGGAACAGTGGACGGTCCAGTCCGCCAAGACCGATGACCGCCTGATCATCAACATTCACGAACATATCCACGAGTCTTCCCACGATCTGGGCGTGGACCCGGGTCTGATCAAGGACGGCGTGGAGGCGGACCTGCAGCGCCTGCTTGCGGATCAGATCGAAACCCTGGGCAGCGGCTTTTCGCTGATCCGCCGGGAGTACTTCACCGCCATCGGGCCGGTGGACATCCTGGCCCGGGACGCCAGCGGAGCCACTGTGGCCATTGAGCTCAAACGGCGCGGGGACATCGACGGAGTCGAGCAGCTGACCCGCTACCTGGAGCTGCTGAACCGGGACCCGCTGCTGGCGCCGGTCCGTGGAATCTTCGCGGCCCAGCAGATCAAACCGCAGGCAAAAGTGCTCGCCAACGATCGCGGCATCGACTGCGTCACCCTGGATTACGATGCCATGCGCGGTGTGGATGACACCGAATCCCGGCTCTTCTGA
- a CDS encoding cold-shock protein translates to MAQGTVKWFNAEKGFGFITPDDSDGDVFVHYSEIQTGGFKTLDENQRVQFEIGQGAKGPQATGVTLV, encoded by the coding sequence ATGGCACAGGGAACCGTCAAGTGGTTCAACGCTGAAAAGGGCTTCGGCTTCATCACCCCGGATGACTCCGATGGCGATGTCTTCGTTCACTACTCCGAGATCCAGACCGGTGGCTTCAAGACCCTCGACGAGAACCAGCGTGTTCAGTTCGAAATCGGTCAGGGCGCCAAGGGTCCCCAGGCTACCGGCGTAACGCTGGTCTAG
- a CDS encoding DUF2156 domain-containing protein, with the protein MAVRERSAPALFWSAVGLPALQRFMGYLRSVPLTLSILGIFLATGLLTDSFLGGPPEELLPLAGVSAPGLRAGHWWSLVTSLFFATNPLAYLVASLMILLLLGVAERKLGKLQTAALLLGGQFAAVTVFLLLTQLARYAGDGWLGLMTENALIGPYAAVLAVSMASSGKLRVLWRRRLRTAVLSVALLLVLYVGHAETVIGLIGALVGLAASWWAETEHGPLHAPRSTGRETRNLLALTVDVFAVGPILTTITRTPTGPLALLRDVLLNPVPTLGQLEANCGSTVEASCLEIGRAGFAGPFGLALTVVPVILLLICADGMRRGRSMALRITLVIQLVITALAAVYLALFALIPHYPSRPQTAAMGSGFAHILPLVTVPLLLAVLLWVNRWQFRVETVPSARHRLALVVGGVWLVLAGGYTVAWLAAGGMMRDGGPLGLLAELARQYLPVPLPNLYRRVFAERDTVEALIFAYSGPIFWLVALAGVWSVLVGRHHGSDSGHNDRAAARRLLHQGGESLSWMALWEPNRYWFSPDGRGAVAYQQHGTVALTLAGPFGAAESRARTAVGFIEFCGSRALAPAFYSCDGTLWPLLRDRGFQRVPVAQETRLSVRELDFKGKEWQNVRTARNRAAKMGITAVWGTYNGLPSALRARLNEVSEEWAAAKTIPEMGFTLGGIDELMDDEVLCCLAVDGDGNVHGITSWLPVYEDGKLVSRTLDVMRRGAGGFPGVMEFLIAAAVVELRESVEVISLSGSPLASLPDGEMSPDQVPDENLLRILDVVGHALEPVYGFRSLAAFKSRFQPEYRTLYLYYQDPLQLPAIGRALTRAYLPGLSLRQGARLVRELVG; encoded by the coding sequence ATGGCCGTCCGGGAACGGAGCGCCCCGGCGCTGTTCTGGTCCGCCGTGGGACTCCCGGCCCTTCAGCGGTTCATGGGCTACCTCCGTTCGGTGCCTTTGACGCTGAGCATCCTTGGCATCTTCCTGGCCACGGGCCTTCTGACTGACAGCTTCCTTGGGGGGCCGCCCGAGGAACTCCTGCCGCTGGCGGGGGTGAGCGCCCCCGGCCTGCGGGCGGGACACTGGTGGTCGCTGGTCACTTCCCTGTTCTTCGCCACCAATCCGCTCGCGTACCTGGTGGCTTCCCTGATGATCCTGCTGCTGCTGGGCGTGGCGGAAAGGAAGCTGGGCAAGCTCCAGACCGCAGCACTGCTGCTGGGTGGCCAGTTCGCCGCCGTCACGGTCTTCCTGCTGCTCACCCAGTTGGCCCGGTATGCCGGTGACGGCTGGCTGGGGCTGATGACAGAGAATGCGCTGATTGGCCCGTATGCTGCGGTCCTGGCCGTGTCCATGGCCTCCAGCGGCAAACTGCGGGTGCTCTGGCGGCGGCGGCTGCGGACAGCGGTACTCTCGGTGGCGCTGCTGCTGGTCCTGTATGTGGGGCATGCAGAGACGGTCATCGGGCTCATCGGCGCCCTGGTGGGCCTTGCCGCCAGCTGGTGGGCTGAGACTGAACACGGCCCGCTGCACGCGCCGCGCTCCACCGGCCGCGAGACGCGAAACCTGCTCGCGCTTACTGTCGACGTCTTTGCTGTGGGACCGATTCTCACAACCATCACCCGCACGCCCACCGGCCCGCTGGCGCTGCTGCGGGACGTGCTCCTGAATCCCGTTCCCACCCTCGGCCAGCTCGAAGCCAACTGCGGCTCCACGGTTGAGGCGTCATGCCTGGAAATCGGGCGTGCCGGTTTCGCGGGTCCGTTCGGGCTTGCACTCACGGTGGTCCCGGTGATTCTTCTCCTGATCTGTGCCGACGGCATGCGCCGGGGACGGAGCATGGCACTCCGGATAACGCTGGTCATCCAGCTGGTGATCACTGCCTTGGCAGCCGTGTACCTTGCCTTGTTCGCCCTGATTCCGCACTATCCCTCCCGGCCCCAGACTGCGGCCATGGGCTCGGGATTTGCCCATATCCTGCCCCTGGTGACGGTGCCCCTCCTGCTGGCGGTGCTGCTGTGGGTCAACCGGTGGCAGTTCCGGGTGGAAACCGTTCCGTCCGCCCGGCACCGACTGGCACTGGTGGTCGGCGGCGTCTGGCTGGTCCTGGCCGGCGGATACACCGTTGCCTGGCTGGCGGCCGGGGGAATGATGCGCGACGGCGGCCCCCTGGGCTTGCTGGCTGAGCTGGCCAGGCAGTACCTGCCGGTGCCGCTGCCGAACCTCTACCGCAGGGTATTCGCCGAGCGGGACACCGTTGAGGCGCTGATCTTTGCCTACTCCGGCCCGATCTTCTGGCTGGTGGCGCTGGCCGGTGTCTGGTCCGTCCTGGTGGGACGGCATCACGGCAGCGACTCCGGGCACAATGACAGGGCCGCTGCCCGCCGGCTGCTGCACCAGGGCGGCGAATCGCTGTCATGGATGGCCCTATGGGAGCCCAACCGGTACTGGTTCAGCCCCGACGGCCGCGGTGCCGTGGCGTACCAACAGCACGGAACCGTGGCACTTACCCTGGCCGGCCCCTTCGGAGCGGCCGAAAGCCGGGCCCGGACGGCGGTGGGCTTCATCGAGTTCTGCGGCAGCCGGGCGCTGGCGCCCGCGTTCTACTCATGCGACGGCACGCTGTGGCCCCTGCTCCGGGACCGCGGATTCCAGCGCGTCCCGGTGGCGCAGGAAACAAGGCTTTCGGTCCGCGAACTGGATTTCAAGGGCAAGGAGTGGCAGAACGTGCGCACGGCGCGGAACCGGGCGGCCAAGATGGGCATCACCGCGGTGTGGGGCACGTACAACGGCCTGCCCTCCGCGTTGCGGGCACGGCTCAACGAGGTGTCCGAGGAATGGGCTGCAGCCAAGACCATTCCGGAAATGGGCTTCACCCTCGGTGGCATCGATGAACTGATGGACGACGAGGTCCTTTGTTGCCTGGCGGTGGACGGGGACGGGAACGTGCACGGAATCACCAGCTGGCTGCCGGTGTACGAGGACGGGAAGCTGGTGAGCCGCACGCTGGACGTGATGCGCCGCGGTGCTGGAGGTTTCCCGGGGGTCATGGAGTTCCTGATCGCCGCGGCGGTGGTGGAGTTGCGGGAATCGGTGGAGGTTATTTCACTGTCCGGGTCACCGCTTGCAAGCCTGCCCGACGGCGAGATGTCCCCGGACCAGGTGCCGGACGAGAACCTGCTGCGCATTCTCGATGTGGTGGGCCACGCCCTGGAACCGGTTTACGGGTTCCGGTCCCTGGCAGCCTTCAAGTCACGCTTTCAGCCGGAATACCGGACGCTGTACCTGTATTACCAGGATCCGTTGCAGCTGCCTGCCATTGGACGTGCGCTGACCCGGGCATATTTGCCGGGCCTTTCGCTGCGCCAGGGTGCGCGGCTGGTGCGCGAACTGGTCGGCTGA
- a CDS encoding alpha/beta hydrolase translates to MDWIADIRLTDGPVYWSAWVLGAAAAVYLVWRPQAVGRRRWYLGVAAALAVAAGLVLLVHWILIYLTSVFPDDLPSLVLAWVYAGVTALLVVLLRLRADSWRRRTLDILALLTVVLLAAVQINAYFGLNRTVADLTGTALTRIPPLEQELQRQPGHSALPLAGWTPAGELPPDGVIRAVSIPGTTSGLQTRTSYVYLPPAYFAANRPSLPVLVLVPGQPGGPADWLSGGALLPRMAGFANRHGGVAPVVVVVDPNGSQSANTLCMDSDLARADTYLAVDVPHWISATLDVDTDARQWAVGGFSFGATCAVQLVTRHPDVYTGFLAFASEREPALAKERQKTVDAAFHGDTAAFDAQLPLTLLKERRYEGKVAYFAAGATDPEFVANLQTLATAARGAGFTVESDVVQRTGHSWDMLTPGMDNGLELLTRHWGWEH, encoded by the coding sequence GTGGACTGGATCGCGGACATCCGCCTGACGGACGGGCCAGTGTACTGGTCCGCCTGGGTTCTTGGTGCCGCCGCCGCGGTGTATCTGGTCTGGCGCCCGCAGGCCGTAGGGCGGCGCCGCTGGTACCTCGGTGTGGCCGCCGCGCTGGCCGTCGCCGCAGGCCTGGTGCTCTTGGTTCACTGGATCCTGATCTACCTCACGTCGGTTTTTCCCGACGACCTCCCCTCCCTTGTCCTGGCCTGGGTATATGCCGGCGTCACTGCACTGCTGGTTGTTCTCCTTCGGCTCCGCGCGGACTCCTGGCGGCGGCGGACCCTCGACATCCTGGCCCTGCTGACCGTCGTGCTGCTGGCGGCCGTGCAGATCAACGCGTATTTCGGCCTCAACCGAACGGTGGCCGACCTCACGGGGACGGCGCTGACGCGCATCCCGCCGCTGGAACAGGAACTCCAGCGCCAGCCGGGACACTCCGCCCTGCCGCTGGCGGGGTGGACGCCCGCGGGCGAACTTCCCCCCGACGGCGTCATCCGCGCCGTATCGATCCCCGGCACCACTTCGGGGCTGCAGACCCGGACCTCCTACGTCTACCTTCCGCCTGCGTACTTCGCCGCCAACCGTCCCAGCCTTCCCGTGCTGGTGCTCGTTCCGGGCCAGCCCGGCGGCCCGGCGGACTGGCTCTCGGGGGGTGCGTTGCTGCCGCGCATGGCGGGTTTCGCAAACCGGCACGGGGGAGTGGCCCCCGTCGTCGTGGTGGTCGATCCCAACGGCAGCCAGTCCGCCAATACGCTGTGCATGGACAGCGACCTGGCCCGGGCGGACACCTACCTCGCCGTTGACGTTCCGCACTGGATCTCCGCAACGCTGGACGTGGACACCGATGCCCGGCAGTGGGCCGTGGGCGGATTCAGTTTCGGAGCCACCTGCGCTGTCCAGCTGGTCACCCGCCACCCGGACGTCTACACGGGATTCCTCGCCTTTGCCAGCGAGCGGGAGCCCGCACTCGCCAAGGAACGCCAGAAGACCGTTGATGCGGCCTTCCATGGCGACACGGCCGCCTTCGATGCCCAACTGCCATTGACGCTCCTGAAGGAGCGGCGCTACGAGGGCAAGGTGGCCTACTTCGCCGCCGGCGCCACTGATCCGGAATTTGTGGCCAACCTGCAGACGCTTGCGACGGCGGCGCGGGGCGCAGGATTCACTGTGGAGTCCGACGTGGTTCAGCGGACGGGTCACTCCTGGGACATGCTGACGCCCGGAATGGATAATGGATTGGAACTGCTGACCAGGCATTGGGGGTGGGAACACTGA